A portion of the Panthera tigris isolate Pti1 chromosome E1, P.tigris_Pti1_mat1.1, whole genome shotgun sequence genome contains these proteins:
- the LOC122233456 gene encoding keratin-associated protein 4-7-like: MVSSCCGSVCSDQGCGSSCCQPCCRPTCCQTTCCRTTCCRPSCCGSSCCGSNCCGSSCCRPSCCISSCCRPSCCQTTCCRPSCCGSSCCGSSCCRPSCCISSCCRPSCCGSNCCGSSCCGSSCCRPSCCPSCCLRPVCGRVSCHTTCYRPTCVISTCPRPMCCASSCC, translated from the coding sequence ATGGTCAGCTCCTGTTGTGGCTCCGTCTGCTCTGACCAgggctgtggctccagctgctgccagccttgctgccgccccacctgctgccagaccacctgctgcaggaccacctgctgccgccccagctgctgtggctccagctgctgtggctctaattgctgtggctccagctgctgcaGGCCCAGCTGCTGCATCTCTAGCTGCTGCCGCCCCTCCTGCTGCCAGACCACCTGCTGCCGCCccagctgctgtggctccagctgctgtggctccagctgctgccgcCCCTCCTGCTGCATTTCTAGCTGCTGCCGCCCCTCTTGCTGTGGTTCCAactgctgtggctccagctgctgtggctccagctgctgccgcccctcctgctgcccctcctGCTGCCTGCGCCCAGTCTGTGGCCGGGTCTCCTGCCACACCACTTGCTATCGCCCCACCTGTGTCATCTCCACCTGCCCCCGCCCCATGTGCTGTGCCTCCTCTTGCTGCTGA